From a single Pseudoalteromonas nigrifaciens genomic region:
- a CDS encoding peroxiredoxin, with amino-acid sequence MGVLVGRQAPDFTAAAVLGNGEIVDSYNLHEKIKGKKAVIFFYPLDFTFVCPSELIAFDKRYEEFQKRGVEVIGVSIDSQFSHNAWRNTAVADGGIGKVKYALVADIKHEICKAYDVEHPEAGVAFRGSFLIDEEGNVRHQVVNDLPLGRNIDEMLRMVDALAFHTEHGEVCPAGWTEGKKGMDASPEGVAKFLSENEGDL; translated from the coding sequence ATGGGTGTATTAGTAGGCCGCCAGGCACCAGACTTTACCGCTGCAGCAGTTCTTGGTAACGGTGAAATTGTAGATAGCTATAACCTTCATGAAAAAATTAAAGGTAAAAAAGCAGTTATTTTCTTTTACCCACTAGATTTCACGTTTGTATGTCCTTCTGAACTTATTGCATTTGATAAGCGTTATGAAGAATTCCAAAAACGTGGCGTTGAAGTAATTGGTGTTTCTATCGATTCACAATTCTCACACAACGCATGGCGTAACACTGCTGTTGCAGATGGCGGTATCGGTAAAGTTAAATATGCACTAGTTGCAGATATTAAACATGAAATTTGTAAAGCATACGACGTTGAGCATCCTGAAGCGGGTGTTGCGTTTCGTGGTTCTTTCCTAATTGATGAAGAAGGCAATGTACGTCACCAAGTAGTGAACGACTTACCACTAGGTCGTAACATTGATGAAATGCTACGTATGGTTGACGCGCTAGCGTTCCACACTGAGCACGGTGAAGTATGTCCTGCTGGTTGGACTGAAGGTAAAAAAGGTATGGATGCAAGCCCTGAAGGCGTTGCTAAGTTCCTATCTGAAAACGAAGGCGATCTATAA